A section of the Bacteroidales bacterium genome encodes:
- a CDS encoding DMT family transporter, protein MFELFKGEFYALFTAILWVFGALIFESLGKKNGADSINILRLVFALVFLSIFTTFSRNHTFPVDASTESWLWLLLSGIVGFALGDLFLFKAFVLIGARVSILIMSLAPPIAAFLGWIILGETLTSLQFLGIVITLFGVTIVVIQKDSGIEKNGDKNKKLKYPVIGVLLALGGAVGQGTGLVLSKMGMGPYDAFASSQIRIIAGILGLAVFITFSKGWQKVVAPFKKIKTISLIALGSVFGSFLGISFSLLAVQNTNTGVASTIMAIQPILLIPASAVAFKEKVNFIEIAGAIIAVGGVVLFFV, encoded by the coding sequence ATGTTCGAACTTTTTAAAGGTGAATTTTATGCACTGTTTACGGCTATTTTGTGGGTATTCGGTGCATTAATTTTTGAATCTCTGGGTAAAAAAAACGGAGCCGATTCAATAAATATTTTAAGATTAGTATTCGCATTAGTTTTTTTAAGCATTTTTACTACGTTTTCAAGAAATCACACTTTTCCTGTTGATGCAAGTACCGAATCGTGGTTGTGGCTTTTGTTATCAGGTATCGTAGGATTTGCTTTGGGAGATTTGTTTTTATTTAAAGCATTTGTATTGATAGGTGCTCGGGTTTCTATTCTCATAATGTCACTTGCACCTCCGATTGCAGCATTTTTAGGCTGGATTATTTTGGGCGAAACCCTTACGAGCTTACAATTTTTGGGAATTGTTATAACATTATTCGGTGTTACGATTGTTGTTATTCAAAAAGATTCCGGCATCGAAAAAAACGGAGATAAGAATAAAAAACTGAAATATCCCGTCATTGGAGTTTTGTTAGCATTGGGCGGAGCTGTGGGGCAGGGTACAGGCTTGGTTTTAAGTAAGATGGGAATGGGGCCTTATGATGCTTTTGCTTCAAGTCAAATAAGAATTATTGCGGGAATTTTAGGCTTGGCTGTTTTTATCACATTTTCAAAAGGATGGCAAAAAGTTGTTGCTCCTTTCAAAAAGATAAAAACAATAAGTTTAATTGCTTTAGGATCGGTATTCGGTTCTTTTCTCGGTATCTCATTTTCCCTTTTAGCAGTTCAAAATACAAATACAGGCGTTGCATCTACAATAATGGCTATTCAACCCATATTATTGATACCTGCATCAGCTGTTGCTTTTAAAGAAAAAGTAAACTTTATTGAAATTGCAGGAGCAATAATTGCCGTCGGCGGTGTGGTATTGTTTTTTGTTTAA
- a CDS encoding OmpA family protein, with the protein MKIKITILFFLLFSVLFSFAQKDNIYVDLKEFKIKEDGYLEAKTHIKYGDIQYKKNKVGGYLKALKHYHKAYEYNPDNTELNYKIGVAYLESVQKKLSLPYLKKAYDSDPYVSLLIHWNLGRAYQYNLNFDEAIFEYFKFEKLLRENNGSTEKVNKRIEECDYGKLFASQPIDAMIIRLDVLNSEYPDYAPLISADKSMMIFTSRRKGSTGGKISDEDGMLFEDIYVSYNKNGKWTKPKNLRSPLNTESHDATVGLSPDGQKLFLYHNLDIYVSELKGSRWTKPVPLPPTINTDAVENSACISFDGKELYFIRGKTLKPETSNGDIYVSKLKNGTWGEAKKLSSKINTRYDEDGVFMHPDGRTLFFSSKGHNTMGGYDIFRSAKQEDGTWSEPENLGFPVNSPDDDLYFVMAASGEQGYYSSVKKDGKGFMDIYKIDFPVEIEIEKDSIPDKVVRLTIVKGTVSDGNTGAKLESEIKIFDNEKDELILTAKSNSTSGKYLVSLPSGKNYGMEVKKEGYLFYSDNFNIPKSEKYQEIIKNIKLYPIKKDVKVILKNIFFDFDKSTLRKESFSELNRLKKLLDDNKTMKIEISGHTDNKGSHEYNENLSKARAKAVVNYLISKGINAARLTSRGASWDEPVDTNETEQGRQNNRRVEFKIIEK; encoded by the coding sequence ATGAAAATAAAAATTACTATACTTTTTTTTCTGCTGTTTTCGGTATTATTTTCTTTTGCCCAAAAAGATAATATCTATGTAGATTTAAAAGAATTTAAAATAAAAGAAGATGGCTACCTTGAAGCAAAAACACATATAAAATACGGAGATATTCAGTATAAAAAAAACAAAGTAGGAGGCTATCTTAAAGCCTTGAAACATTACCATAAAGCTTATGAATACAACCCTGACAATACAGAACTTAATTATAAAATAGGTGTTGCATATTTAGAGTCAGTTCAAAAAAAACTGTCTTTACCTTACCTGAAAAAAGCCTATGATTCAGACCCTTACGTTTCTTTACTTATTCATTGGAATCTCGGAAGAGCTTATCAATACAACTTGAATTTTGATGAAGCAATTTTCGAATATTTTAAATTTGAAAAATTACTTCGTGAAAATAACGGTTCAACCGAAAAAGTTAATAAAAGAATTGAAGAGTGCGACTACGGAAAATTATTTGCCTCGCAACCTATTGATGCAATGATTATTCGTTTAGATGTTCTGAATTCTGAATACCCTGATTATGCTCCGCTTATTTCGGCAGATAAATCAATGATGATTTTTACAAGCAGAAGAAAAGGCAGCACCGGAGGTAAAATATCAGATGAAGACGGAATGTTGTTTGAAGATATTTATGTTTCGTACAATAAAAACGGAAAATGGACAAAACCAAAAAATCTCAGAAGTCCTTTAAATACCGAATCTCATGATGCAACCGTAGGTTTGTCGCCCGACGGTCAAAAACTTTTTTTATACCATAATCTTGATATTTATGTTTCGGAACTTAAAGGCAGCAGGTGGACAAAACCGGTTCCTTTGCCGCCGACAATAAATACTGATGCTGTTGAAAATTCGGCATGTATTTCATTTGACGGAAAAGAACTTTATTTCATAAGAGGAAAAACATTAAAGCCCGAAACAAGCAACGGAGATATATATGTGAGCAAATTAAAAAACGGAACTTGGGGCGAAGCAAAAAAATTGAGTTCTAAAATAAATACAAGATATGATGAAGACGGTGTTTTTATGCACCCCGACGGCAGAACTTTGTTTTTCAGTTCAAAAGGGCATAACACAATGGGCGGTTATGATATTTTTCGCTCTGCTAAACAAGAAGACGGAACATGGTCGGAGCCTGAAAACTTAGGATTTCCGGTAAATTCGCCCGATGATGATTTGTATTTTGTAATGGCGGCAAGCGGAGAGCAAGGCTATTATTCTTCCGTAAAAAAAGACGGAAAAGGATTTATGGATATTTATAAAATTGATTTTCCTGTTGAAATTGAAATTGAAAAAGATTCGATACCCGATAAGGTTGTGCGTTTAACAATTGTAAAAGGAACAGTTTCTGACGGAAATACCGGAGCAAAACTTGAAAGTGAAATAAAAATATTTGATAATGAAAAAGATGAACTTATTTTAACGGCTAAATCAAACAGCACAAGCGGAAAATATCTTGTTTCATTGCCTTCCGGCAAAAATTACGGAATGGAAGTTAAAAAAGAAGGGTATTTATTTTATTCTGACAATTTTAATATTCCGAAGTCAGAAAAGTACCAAGAAATTATTAAGAATATTAAATTATATCCGATAAAAAAAGACGTAAAAGTTATATTAAAAAATATCTTTTTCGATTTTGACAAATCAACTCTCAGAAAAGAATCTTTTTCGGAATTAAATCGTTTAAAAAAGCTTTTGGATGATAATAAAACTATGAAAATTGAAATTTCAGGGCATACTGATAACAAAGGAAGTCATGAATATAATGAAAATTTATCAAAAGCAAGGGCAAAAGCTGTTGTTAATTATTTGATTTCGAAAGGAATAAATGCTGCAAGATTAACATCAAGAGGAGCTTCTTGGGATGAACCTGTTGATACAAACGAAACGGAACAAGGAAGACAAAATAACCGAAGAGTTGAGTTTAAGATTATCGAAAAATAA
- a CDS encoding type IX secretion system membrane protein PorP/SprF, whose product MKKFYILFLVFAYFSFQIRAQHVPLVTQFELNKNLINPAAFSNDELSINLFYRNQWTGFEDAPLTMGINAMKKFNNMNFGLFLINDKAGVFEQNTIHLNYAYDLQVAEKMLLSFGISGGVDLYAINYPELYLRQSSDPFLMTDKNNTALPDFNLGLMLHSANSQGKKVYSSTDTRQEFYAGISIQHILGVITLNDITKNGSYLLKHYNLMGGYLYPVNKDVGLEANVLLKYVKDVPFQASFGVRAIYKKAYWGGISYRSSNDIILKLGLYISQKILVGYSFDLVTSSIPSKTSHEFVLGYRLNNSVIVPKY is encoded by the coding sequence ATGAAGAAATTTTACATATTATTTTTAGTATTTGCATATTTTTCATTTCAAATAAGAGCACAACATGTACCGCTTGTTACTCAATTTGAACTGAATAAAAACTTAATAAATCCTGCCGCTTTCTCAAATGATGAATTAAGCATAAATCTTTTTTACAGAAATCAATGGACAGGTTTTGAAGATGCACCCCTTACAATGGGAATAAATGCAATGAAGAAGTTTAACAATATGAATTTCGGATTATTTTTAATAAATGATAAAGCCGGAGTTTTTGAGCAAAATACAATACATTTAAATTATGCTTACGATTTACAAGTTGCCGAAAAAATGTTACTTTCTTTCGGTATCTCGGGCGGTGTTGATTTATATGCAATAAATTATCCCGAACTTTATTTAAGACAAAGCAGCGATCCTTTTTTAATGACAGATAAAAATAATACGGCTCTTCCTGATTTTAACTTAGGCTTAATGCTTCATTCCGCAAATTCGCAAGGAAAAAAAGTTTATTCAAGCACTGATACCCGGCAAGAGTTTTATGCCGGAATTTCAATTCAACATATTCTCGGAGTAATTACACTTAACGATATAACTAAAAACGGCAGCTATTTGCTTAAACATTACAACTTAATGGGAGGTTATTTGTATCCTGTTAATAAAGATGTCGGTTTGGAAGCAAATGTTTTATTGAAATACGTTAAAGATGTTCCGTTTCAGGCAAGTTTCGGAGTAAGAGCAATTTATAAAAAAGCATATTGGGGAGGAATTTCTTACAGAAGCTCAAATGATATTATTCTGAAATTAGGATTATACATTTCTCAAAAAATTCTTGTAGGATATTCTTTCGATTTGGTAACTTCAAGTATTCCGAGCAAAACTTCTCACGAGTTTGTTCTGGGATACAGGCTAAATAACAGTGTTATCGTTCCTAAATATTAA
- a CDS encoding gliding motility-associated C-terminal domain-containing protein, with protein MKKLLLILIITSVSSVLFGQGITNNGANFYVSDGAFIHGGNFVNITAGENPEIDLNGTIELEGNWINNSSTENIFVNIENYPNGTLILSGTTETNIAGSNKTFFENLSIVNETKTILVNNCEINGLLSLNGILNLNSNRLILNNNNFEIEYISGYIFSETIPSDGLGEIEMKIGDSQNTFNIPFGSGNTENDLNVSFTPEEAGSSGGSVVFATYPTNIENEPLPENNYNLGDVIANKTIDRFWKIAPNYTVNPDVSFTLSYTDSDIEGNDLTENNLKLIRFNTENELWNDIIFTPNINDINNTASIESVSGKDFFNWWTLAEVNEQAAEFDIPNGITPNDDGFNDTWVIDDLPENSQVIIYNRWGDEVYKSNNYQGEWNGGDQPSGAYYYIITLPDGNKLSGDINVLK; from the coding sequence ATGAAGAAACTATTGCTGATTTTAATTATAACTTCCGTTTCTTCGGTCTTATTCGGTCAAGGAATAACAAACAACGGAGCTAATTTTTATGTTTCTGACGGTGCATTTATTCACGGAGGAAATTTTGTAAATATTACCGCAGGAGAAAATCCGGAAATTGATTTAAACGGAACAATAGAACTTGAAGGTAATTGGATTAACAATTCTTCAACAGAAAATATATTTGTTAATATTGAAAATTATCCGAACGGCACATTAATACTGTCAGGCACAACAGAAACAAATATTGCAGGCAGCAATAAAACATTTTTTGAGAACCTTTCGATAGTAAACGAAACAAAAACTATTCTTGTAAATAATTGCGAAATAAACGGTTTGCTTTCCTTAAACGGAATTCTTAATCTGAATTCAAACAGACTTATTTTAAATAACAATAACTTCGAGATTGAATATATAAGCGGTTATATTTTTTCAGAAACAATACCGTCAGACGGACTCGGAGAAATTGAAATGAAAATAGGAGATTCGCAAAATACATTTAACATTCCTTTCGGTTCGGGAAATACCGAAAATGATTTAAATGTAAGCTTTACTCCTGAAGAAGCAGGAAGTTCGGGAGGCTCCGTTGTGTTTGCAACTTACCCCACGAATATAGAAAACGAACCTTTGCCTGAAAATAATTATAATTTAGGAGATGTAATCGCAAATAAAACAATAGACAGATTTTGGAAAATTGCACCGAATTATACCGTAAATCCTGATGTATCATTTACGCTTTCATATACTGATTCAGATATCGAAGGAAATGATTTAACAGAAAATAATCTTAAATTAATCCGATTTAATACCGAAAACGAACTTTGGAATGATATAATTTTCACTCCGAATATTAATGATATTAATAACACGGCATCAATTGAATCTGTTTCGGGAAAAGATTTTTTTAATTGGTGGACATTAGCAGAAGTAAATGAGCAAGCAGCAGAGTTTGATATTCCAAACGGAATTACACCTAACGATGACGGTTTTAATGACACATGGGTTATTGATGATTTGCCTGAAAATTCGCAAGTAATAATATATAACAGATGGGGAGATGAAGTTTACAAAAGCAACAATTATCAAGGTGAATGGAACGGAGGAGATCAACCTTCGGGAGCATATTACTATATTATCACATTGCCTGACGGTAATAAACTAAGCGGTGATATTAATGTTCTCAAATAA
- the rsxA gene encoding electron transport complex subunit RsxA: MEYILIIISAIFVNNVVLAQFLGVCPFFGVSKQVETAVGMTGAVIFVMTVATVVTFLLQKYVLDAFGIQYMQTITFILVIASLVQLVEIILKKVSPSLFQALGIFLPLITTNCAVLGVAILAVRPDYGFDLMQSTVFAIASAIGFGLALIIFAGLREHMDLAEIPKGMKGVPIAFVTAGLLALAFMGFSGIA, from the coding sequence ATGGAATACATTTTAATTATTATATCAGCAATTTTTGTAAATAATGTTGTTCTTGCACAATTTCTCGGAGTATGTCCTTTTTTCGGAGTTTCAAAGCAAGTAGAAACTGCAGTAGGAATGACCGGTGCTGTTATTTTTGTAATGACCGTTGCAACGGTTGTAACGTTTTTACTTCAAAAATATGTTCTGGATGCTTTCGGAATACAATATATGCAAACAATTACATTCATTTTAGTAATTGCATCTTTGGTACAACTGGTTGAAATTATATTAAAAAAAGTAAGCCCTTCATTATTTCAAGCTTTAGGAATATTTTTACCTTTAATTACAACAAATTGTGCGGTACTTGGTGTTGCAATACTTGCCGTAAGACCTGACTATGGTTTTGATTTGATGCAAAGTACTGTATTTGCAATTGCTTCTGCAATTGGTTTCGGTTTAGCCTTAATAATTTTTGCAGGCCTCAGAGAACATATGGATTTAGCCGAAATACCAAAAGGAATGAAAGGTGTACCGATTGCCTTTGTTACGGCAGGTTTACTGGCACTTGCATTTATGGGTTTTTCGGGAATCGCATAA
- a CDS encoding electron transport complex subunit E gives MSKLKIFSKGFFAENAVFVMLLGLCPTLGTTSSALNGLGMGLATTFVLVMSNIVVSLVKNLIPDKVRIPAFIVIIASFVTVVELMMQAFVPSLYDVLGLFIPLIVVNCIILGRAEAFASKNNVFDSALDGLGMGLGFAMALTILGAVREILGSGSIFDISIYQGDGALVFVLAPGAFIVLGYIIAVTNKLSKKV, from the coding sequence ATGAGCAAATTAAAAATATTTTCAAAAGGTTTTTTTGCAGAAAATGCAGTTTTTGTTATGTTACTCGGACTTTGTCCTACTTTGGGAACAACATCATCTGCATTAAACGGATTAGGAATGGGACTGGCAACAACTTTTGTATTAGTGATGTCGAATATTGTTGTTTCATTAGTTAAAAACCTGATTCCCGATAAAGTAAGAATCCCTGCATTTATTGTTATTATCGCATCTTTCGTTACAGTCGTGGAGTTGATGATGCAGGCATTTGTTCCGAGTTTATATGATGTTTTAGGTTTATTTATTCCTTTAATTGTTGTAAACTGTATTATTTTAGGTCGTGCAGAAGCATTTGCTTCAAAAAATAATGTTTTTGATTCTGCTCTTGACGGGCTTGGAATGGGACTCGGATTTGCAATGGCTCTTACAATCTTAGGTGCTGTGAGAGAAATTCTCGGAAGCGGTTCTATTTTTGACATCAGCATTTATCAAGGCGACGGTGCATTGGTATTTGTATTAGCTCCCGGTGCTTTTATTGTTTTGGGTTATATAATCGCAGTAACTAATAAATTGTCTAAAAAAGTATAA
- a CDS encoding RnfABCDGE type electron transport complex subunit G, producing the protein MASKKKSSFVNMVVVLFIVSAVAATVLAFVYQATKEPIAKAKLEKKKSAIGQVLPEFDTIFDPISNMFKIALSESDSLECYPTKKDGKICGYAIKANTNKGFSGEFWIMVGFTPDGKIYKTAVLEHHETPGLGDKMQKNKSDWSEQFTNLNISEIKDTDGDGILIEVTKDQGTIDAITAATISSRGFCDACERARNAFNKIEK; encoded by the coding sequence ATGGCATCTAAAAAGAAATCATCATTTGTAAATATGGTCGTTGTGTTGTTCATTGTATCAGCAGTTGCAGCCACAGTTTTAGCATTTGTTTATCAAGCAACAAAAGAACCTATTGCAAAAGCAAAACTTGAGAAGAAAAAAAGTGCAATAGGACAAGTTCTTCCCGAATTTGATACAATATTTGATCCTATTTCCAATATGTTCAAAATAGCATTGTCAGAAAGTGACAGTCTTGAATGTTATCCTACAAAAAAAGACGGAAAAATATGCGGATATGCAATTAAAGCAAATACAAATAAAGGTTTCAGCGGCGAATTTTGGATTATGGTAGGTTTTACGCCTGACGGGAAAATATATAAAACAGCAGTTCTTGAGCACCATGAAACTCCGGGTTTAGGGGATAAAATGCAGAAAAATAAAAGCGATTGGAGCGAACAATTTACAAACTTAAACATTTCTGAAATAAAAGATACAGACGGTGACGGTATTCTTATAGAAGTTACAAAAGACCAAGGAACCATTGATGCAATTACGGCTGCAACTATCAGTTCAAGGGGTTTTTGTGATGCTTGTGAAAGAGCAAGAAATGCTTTTAATAAAATTGAAAAATAA
- a CDS encoding RnfABCDGE type electron transport complex subunit D: MSKLIVSLSPHQLGTNSVKKLMYGVLIALIPTLLFSVYFFGLGAIIVIASAVISSVLFEYLITKYILKRESTVMDGSAALTGLLLAFNLPSSLPVWLVIIGAFVAIAIGKMSFGGLGNNPFNPALVGRVFLLISWPVQMTTWPKPSVITEKMLGYTDVTTGATPLGHLAEFMRNGDSMTKISEKVPDYMDMLYGNMGGSFGEVAALGLIIGLLYMLWRKIITWHIPISILGTVAIFTAILWGINPDKFADPVFHLLTGGILLGAIFMATDYVTSPMSKSGMLIYGVGIGILTIVIRIWGAFPEGVSFAILIMNAFVPIINMYMKPKRFGEKIKSK, from the coding sequence ATGTCTAAACTAATAGTCTCATTATCACCGCATCAGCTCGGAACAAATTCCGTTAAGAAATTAATGTACGGTGTGTTAATTGCATTAATTCCGACTTTACTGTTTTCGGTATATTTTTTCGGATTAGGTGCAATTATCGTGATTGCTTCGGCAGTAATTTCATCCGTTTTATTTGAATATTTGATTACAAAATACATTTTAAAAAGAGAATCAACCGTGATGGACGGTTCCGCTGCATTAACCGGCTTATTATTAGCATTTAACTTGCCGAGTAGTTTGCCCGTTTGGTTGGTAATTATAGGTGCTTTTGTTGCGATTGCAATCGGTAAAATGTCATTCGGCGGATTAGGAAACAACCCTTTTAACCCGGCGTTGGTAGGTCGTGTTTTTCTATTAATTTCATGGCCCGTACAAATGACAACCTGGCCTAAGCCAAGTGTAATTACAGAAAAAATGTTAGGCTATACCGATGTTACAACAGGGGCAACTCCTCTCGGACATCTCGCTGAATTTATGAGAAACGGAGACAGTATGACCAAAATCAGCGAAAAAGTTCCCGATTATATGGATATGCTGTACGGTAATATGGGCGGTTCATTCGGTGAAGTTGCAGCTTTAGGATTAATTATCGGATTATTGTATATGTTGTGGAGAAAAATCATTACTTGGCATATTCCGATTTCAATTCTGGGAACAGTTGCAATTTTTACAGCTATTCTTTGGGGTATAAACCCTGATAAATTTGCAGATCCTGTGTTTCATTTATTAACCGGAGGGATTTTACTCGGTGCTATTTTTATGGCAACAGATTATGTAACATCACCCATGAGCAAAAGCGGAATGTTAATATATGGAGTCGGTATCGGAATTTTAACCATTGTTATAAGAATTTGGGGAGCATTTCCGGAAGGTGTTTCATTTGCAATTTTAATTATGAATGCATTTGTACCGATAATAAATATGTATATGAAACCGAAACGGTTCGGAGAAAAAATTAAAAGTAAATAG
- a CDS encoding four helix bundle protein: MKNRNIMFIDDLKVYSIAMEVAEKVYKDIMKWNDFSKDTIGKQLIRSADSIAANISEGHGRFHYKSNKLFNYYSRGSLNETYTWLTKAKNRKLINEERFLEYKNELTSLSVKLNNYIKSIGKK, translated from the coding sequence TTGAAAAATAGGAATATTATGTTTATTGATGATTTAAAAGTGTACAGTATTGCGATGGAAGTTGCTGAAAAAGTATATAAAGACATAATGAAATGGAATGATTTTTCAAAAGATACAATCGGAAAACAATTAATCAGATCAGCAGATTCAATTGCAGCAAATATAAGTGAAGGGCATGGGAGGTTTCATTATAAGTCAAATAAGTTGTTTAATTATTACTCAAGAGGTTCTTTAAATGAAACTTATACGTGGTTAACCAAAGCAAAGAATAGGAAGTTAATAAATGAAGAGAGATTTTTAGAATACAAAAATGAATTAACATCCTTAAGTGTTAAACTTAATAATTATATAAAGTCAATAGGGAAGAAATAG
- the rsxC gene encoding electron transport complex subunit RsxC: MLKTFPKGGIHPPENKLSADKKIEVLAIPKQVSIPVSQHIGAPAKVSVKKGDIVKVGQVIAEQGGFVSANIHSSVSGKVFKVDAVIDTSGYKKQAVIINVEGDEWDEKIDRSEDFIKDFNYSSEEIIKKVQEAGVVGLGGATFPSHVKLMPPKGTKAEILIINGVECEPYLTSDHRLMLEKGKEMLVGTEILMKALKVDKAIIGIENNKSDAISHLNSLLKDYKGITVVPLKVQYPQGGEKQLIKAVTGREVPSGGLPIAVEAVVHNVGTAYAVYEAVQKNKPLIERVVTITGKSVKNPGNYLVRFGTPVKDLIEASGGLPEDTGKIISGGPMMGKALNTTDVPVAKGTSGILIMPKDESKRRAFKPCIRCAKCVEVCPMGLEPFLLMTVAEKALIERSEKEDVMDCIECGSCSYVCPSDRPLLDYIRLGKNQVGALRRARSMK, encoded by the coding sequence ATGTTAAAAACATTCCCGAAAGGAGGCATTCATCCTCCCGAAAACAAATTATCGGCAGATAAAAAAATTGAGGTTTTAGCAATCCCGAAGCAAGTAAGTATTCCTGTGTCTCAACATATCGGGGCACCTGCAAAAGTTTCGGTAAAGAAAGGAGATATTGTAAAAGTCGGACAAGTAATAGCAGAGCAAGGTGGTTTTGTGTCAGCAAATATTCATTCTTCGGTTTCAGGCAAGGTTTTTAAAGTTGATGCTGTTATAGATACAAGCGGATATAAAAAACAAGCCGTAATAATTAATGTTGAAGGAGATGAATGGGATGAGAAAATTGACAGAAGCGAAGATTTTATAAAAGACTTTAACTATAGTTCGGAAGAAATTATTAAAAAAGTTCAAGAAGCAGGTGTTGTAGGTTTAGGAGGAGCAACTTTTCCTTCTCATGTTAAATTAATGCCGCCGAAAGGAACAAAAGCAGAAATTCTGATTATCAACGGTGTTGAATGTGAACCGTATCTTACGTCTGATCACAGATTAATGTTGGAGAAAGGCAAAGAAATGCTTGTCGGAACAGAAATTTTAATGAAAGCCTTAAAAGTTGATAAGGCAATAATCGGAATTGAAAATAATAAATCTGATGCAATTTCTCATCTTAACAGCTTATTAAAAGATTATAAAGGAATAACTGTTGTTCCGTTAAAAGTTCAATATCCGCAAGGAGGAGAAAAACAATTAATAAAAGCTGTTACGGGCAGAGAAGTTCCTTCGGGAGGTTTACCTATTGCAGTAGAGGCCGTAGTCCATAATGTAGGAACAGCCTATGCTGTATATGAAGCAGTTCAAAAAAATAAGCCGTTAATTGAACGTGTTGTAACAATTACCGGAAAATCTGTAAAAAATCCCGGTAATTATCTTGTAAGATTCGGCACTCCGGTAAAGGATTTAATTGAAGCATCAGGAGGTTTGCCCGAAGATACAGGAAAAATTATCAGCGGAGGCCCCATGATGGGAAAAGCTCTTAATACAACAGATGTTCCTGTTGCAAAAGGAACTTCTGGTATATTAATTATGCCGAAAGATGAGTCGAAAAGAAGAGCATTTAAACCATGTATAAGATGTGCAAAATGTGTTGAAGTTTGCCCGATGGGATTAGAACCTTTCTTGCTGATGACAGTTGCTGAAAAAGCATTAATTGAAAGATCAGAAAAAGAAGATGTCATGGATTGTATCGAATGTGGCTCTTGCAGTTATGTATGTCCGTCAGACAGACCATTATTGGATTATATAAGATTAGGAAAAAACCAAGTAGGAGCATTAAGACGTGCAAGAAGTATGAAGTAA